A genomic stretch from Theobroma cacao cultivar B97-61/B2 chromosome 4, Criollo_cocoa_genome_V2, whole genome shotgun sequence includes:
- the LOC108661589 gene encoding uncharacterized protein LOC108661589, with the protein MKLLDRGEYWQVQTFDKVHTCTVDSLQGRFPTTSAKMIGELMSHKLRANGVALRPKDIICEMRALWGLECLYGKAWQVKEYAERLVFGPPEESFQLLPSDVMRPTVAIDATHLKGRFKGVLFVTVCKDANECHLSIKKAIQNAYPEVQHGLCGYHLKKNFKNKFKRDDVCMLFTLARDCYKVADFNKHMNQLQQIHPRAHVDFMRIGPEKWALACSPVRRYQMMTSNIAKYVNSCLKHARQMPITVLIKFIRGMFQRWFRDRYEEAFKVTTPLSPWVARQLSKWFNDAHHFVVKPINRVEFKVKDEKMDGLVNLSKKTCSCLNAIVKPLNFALTTTRQPFWWKVI; encoded by the exons ATGAAGTTACTTGATagaggagaatattggcaagttcAGACATTTGACAAAGTACACACCTGTACCGTTGATAGTTTGCAAGGGCGGTTTCCAACTACGAGTGCGAAGATGattggtgaacttatgtcacacaagCTTCGAGCTAATGGAGTAGCATTAAGACCTAAGGACATAATTTGTGAGATGAGAGCTTTGTGGGGATTGGAATGCTTGTATGGTAAGGCTTGGCAAGTGAAGGAGTATGCGGAGAGGCTTGTTTTCGGTCCACCAGAGgagtcatttcaactactaccctc GGATGTAATGCGTCCTACGGTTGCAATTGATGCGACACATCTGAAAGGCAGGTTTAAGGGTGTTCTCTTTGTCACTGTATGCAAAGATGCGAACGAGTGC CATCTCAGcattaagaaagcaatccaaaatgcatacccAGAAGTGCAACATGGTTTATGCGGTTACcacttgaaaaaaaactttaaaaacaagttcaagcgcGACGATGTTTGTATGCTTTTTACCCTTGCTCGAGATTGCTATAAGGTGGCCGATTTCAACAAACATATGAACCAGCTACAGCAGATTCACCCAAGAGCCCACGTTGACTTTATGAGAATAGGGCCTGAGAAATGGGCACTTGCATGTTCACCGGTAAGGCGataccaaatgatgacatccaacattgcgAAATATGTTAACTCatgcttgaagcatgcaagacaaatgccGATCACTGTTTTGATCAAGTTCATCAGAGGCATGTTCCAGCGTTGGTTCCGTGACCGGTACGAGGAGGCCTTCAAGGTGACCACGCCCCTCAGCCCTTGGGTTGCTAGGCAGTTGAGCAAATGGTTTAATGATGCACATCACTTTGTAGTTAAGCCTATCAATCGAGTGGAGTTCAAAGTTAAAGACGAGAAGATGGACGGACTTGTAAACTTGTCCAAGAAGACAtgttcatgtt TAAATGCGATTGTGAAGCCATTGAATTTTGCGCTGACTACTACAAGACAACCATTTTGGTGGAAGGTCATTTAG